A window from Thiosulfatimonas sediminis encodes these proteins:
- the efp gene encoding elongation factor P: MATVSTNEFKNGLKFLMDGQPCSIVENTIVQPGKGQAFNRVKYRNLMTGRVLEKTFKSGEKVDAADVHETGLQYLYNDGEFWHFMDEVTFDQYQASAAAIGDMAKWLVEQDHCVVTLFNGDPISVTPPKQVVLEIVETDPGLKGDTADSTGKPATLSTGAVVKVPLFVQQGEKVIVNTEKGEYVSRAK; this comes from the coding sequence ATGGCGACAGTAAGCACGAATGAATTTAAAAACGGTTTAAAGTTTTTAATGGATGGGCAGCCTTGTAGCATTGTCGAAAACACTATTGTTCAACCGGGCAAAGGGCAGGCTTTTAACCGCGTAAAATACCGAAATTTGATGACTGGCCGTGTTTTGGAAAAAACCTTTAAATCGGGTGAAAAAGTCGACGCAGCAGACGTGCACGAAACCGGTTTGCAATATCTATACAACGACGGTGAATTTTGGCATTTTATGGACGAAGTCACATTTGACCAATACCAAGCCAGCGCAGCAGCGATTGGAGACATGGCCAAATGGTTGGTTGAGCAAGATCATTGTGTGGTGACGCTGTTTAATGGTGATCCGATTTCGGTTACGCCACCCAAGCAAGTCGTGCTGGAAATTGTGGAAACCGATCCGGGATTAAAAGGGGACACTGCCGACTCTACGGGCAAACCGGCAACCCTTTCAACGGGGGCGGTGGTCAAGGTTCCTTTATTTGTTCAACAGGGTGAAAAAGTGATTGTGAACACCGAAAAAGGTGAATATGTATCGCGTGCTAAATAA
- the epmB gene encoding EF-P beta-lysylation protein EpmB, whose amino-acid sequence MSDSVRSSAELLAHLGLNTHRITSIRQPAFAYKAPQHFITRITPNNPHDPLLKQILPVPDELITAPDFVSDPVGDFQNNPQPSLIHKYHGRVLLIASPKCDIHCRYCFRRHFPYEAHANQRHWQAALQTIAADNSLHEVILSGGDPMSLSEAALLKLSQQIEEIDHIRTLRIHSRTPVVAPQQAAQTQWLEWVKRSRLNLVIVVHCNHANELSPESAHLFQIYRQANITLLNQSVLLKAVNDSLEALNALSHKLFAQGVLPYYLHQLDKVQGAIHFEVSNQEALQLHQALRASLPGYLVPKLVREIAGEPYKTPL is encoded by the coding sequence ATGTCTGATTCTGTTCGTTCCAGCGCCGAATTATTGGCGCACTTGGGACTAAATACGCACCGGATAACGTCCATACGGCAACCGGCGTTTGCCTATAAAGCGCCGCAGCATTTTATTACGCGTATCACACCAAACAATCCTCATGACCCGCTGTTAAAGCAAATTTTACCAGTACCGGATGAGTTAATTACCGCGCCAGATTTTGTCAGTGATCCTGTTGGCGATTTTCAAAACAACCCACAACCGTCACTCATTCATAAATATCACGGACGCGTTTTGCTGATTGCCAGCCCGAAATGTGATATTCACTGCCGCTACTGTTTTCGCCGTCATTTTCCATATGAGGCGCATGCCAATCAACGCCACTGGCAAGCCGCACTGCAAACCATCGCAGCAGACAACAGCCTGCATGAAGTGATTCTAAGCGGCGGCGATCCGATGAGTCTAAGCGAAGCTGCACTGCTTAAACTGAGCCAACAAATCGAAGAGATTGATCATATCCGCACACTACGTATTCACAGCCGCACGCCGGTTGTCGCGCCTCAACAGGCGGCACAAACTCAGTGGCTAGAATGGGTCAAACGCAGCCGCTTAAATCTTGTCATCGTCGTGCATTGCAATCATGCAAATGAACTCAGTCCCGAAAGCGCTCACTTGTTTCAAATTTACCGACAAGCGAATATCACATTACTTAACCAGAGTGTTCTGCTCAAAGCAGTGAACGATTCTTTGGAAGCACTGAACGCCTTAAGCCATAAACTGTTTGCACAAGGCGTTTTGCCTTACTATTTACATCAATTGGATAAAGTCCAAGGTGCAATACATTTTGAAGTAAGCAACCAAGAAGCCTTGCAATTACACCAAGCACTTCGCGCTAGCTTGCCTGGCTATTTAGTGCCTAAACTCGTCCGAGAAATCGCAGGAGAGCCCTATAAAACACCGCTTTAA
- a CDS encoding tRNA-uridine aminocarboxypropyltransferase, translated as MPRELCLDCHRPLKSCWCHCRQPIANRVEIGVLQHPSEQKQVKSSVPLLLACLQKQHAWIGEQLEDAQPLKPSTSSLVDWLDKGIPTYLLYPTTENDLVEVATVATLAEQPQPIQILVLDGTWRKTYKLLQLNPRLAELPRIQLAPQQASKYRIRKQKNALSLSTLEAVGQLLTQLEKAPQIAEDLERAFDCFQSAIFSYPLRP; from the coding sequence ATGCCTAGAGAATTGTGCTTAGATTGCCATCGACCGTTAAAAAGTTGCTGGTGTCACTGCCGCCAGCCTATCGCAAATCGCGTTGAGATTGGTGTTTTACAACACCCAAGCGAACAAAAGCAAGTTAAGTCTAGCGTTCCGTTATTACTGGCCTGTTTACAGAAACAGCATGCTTGGATTGGCGAACAGCTGGAAGATGCTCAGCCATTAAAGCCATCAACTTCCAGTTTGGTGGATTGGCTGGATAAGGGAATACCGACTTATTTGCTCTATCCTACAACAGAAAATGATTTGGTCGAAGTCGCTACTGTCGCAACGCTTGCTGAACAACCGCAACCGATACAGATTTTGGTATTGGATGGTACTTGGCGTAAAACGTATAAATTATTGCAACTTAATCCGCGCTTAGCAGAGCTTCCTCGGATTCAATTAGCACCGCAGCAAGCCTCTAAATATCGTATTCGCAAGCAAAAAAATGCACTTAGTTTATCGACCTTAGAGGCGGTTGGGCAGCTTTTGACGCAACTGGAAAAGGCGCCACAAATTGCGGAAGATTTAGAGCGAGCATTTGATTGTTTTCAAAGTGCCATTTTCAGTTATCCATTACGTCCTTAA
- a CDS encoding GNAT family N-acetyltransferase yields MTKQIQHFEINATTDAVLLFKVKHFVKSAQQKNWQRADAIFVSMHKDSVIGYARLVPIEPKSYWLRGLFVSPAFRRQGVALKLLKQIHQRLCAQQQSATIFCFPLAHLEQLYRTLDYEDCLISDLPASLAMRFQQAQAEGKNWRLMRLKLGT; encoded by the coding sequence GTGACAAAGCAGATTCAGCATTTTGAAATCAATGCCACAACCGATGCCGTTTTACTCTTTAAAGTGAAACACTTCGTTAAATCGGCGCAACAAAAAAACTGGCAACGTGCTGACGCTATTTTTGTGAGTATGCACAAAGATAGCGTCATTGGCTATGCACGATTGGTACCGATAGAGCCCAAAAGCTATTGGTTACGCGGCCTATTTGTCAGTCCCGCTTTTCGACGTCAAGGAGTCGCTTTAAAACTGCTAAAACAAATCCACCAACGCCTTTGTGCTCAGCAACAAAGTGCCACCATTTTTTGCTTTCCTTTGGCACATTTAGAGCAACTTTATCGCACACTCGATTATGAAGACTGTCTGATAAGTGATTTACCCGCCAGCCTCGCTATGCGTTTTCAGCAAGCTCAAGCAGAAGGTAAAAACTGGCGCTTAATGCGGCTAAAACTTGGTACCTAA
- the rmuC gene encoding DNA recombination protein RmuC, translated as MSNDLNPFFWPALLTAGFFIFSTFYLYLRLRNQQQILSQYELSLQNAQQSQVALENEVRLLHIKLSEFADYHGQAIQLEKQLHTAQQQLLDWQHKFDHQQALLSQTQAKLASLETALQLSEQNAADKLAFQQQAKQQLESEFKNLATQIFEHKKQEFSQLNRDSVHALLQPMQLSMEQFKQRIETTHKESLEGRASLQQQLKQLQELNSQMSEEAKNLTHALKGDSKVQGNWGELVLERLLERSGLREGFEFAREKSFQQPDGSRLRPDVVLNLPDNKHVIIDSKVSLKDYEASLNTNDSVQQNRALKNHLQSLRKHIDMLSIKRYEHLALLNAPDFVLMFIPVEGAYLLAIEQDASIFEDAFDKRVAVVTPTTLFTSLKTIEQLWRYERQSENTVKLVQRAAEVHDKFVGFIESFEKIGKQLETAQGTYQQARARLTQGNGNLIRQAEMLKELAGKTKKELPQHLVREADGQGLLNND; from the coding sequence ATGAGTAACGATTTGAATCCTTTTTTTTGGCCTGCATTATTGACTGCAGGCTTTTTCATTTTTAGCACTTTTTATTTGTATTTGCGTTTACGTAATCAGCAGCAAATACTGAGTCAGTATGAACTTAGTTTGCAAAATGCTCAGCAAAGCCAAGTGGCTTTAGAGAATGAAGTAAGGCTTTTGCATATTAAGCTGAGCGAATTTGCCGATTATCACGGTCAAGCGATTCAACTAGAAAAGCAATTGCACACTGCTCAGCAGCAACTGCTTGATTGGCAACATAAATTTGATCATCAGCAGGCGTTATTAAGCCAAACGCAGGCCAAATTGGCCAGTCTAGAGACTGCTTTGCAGTTATCTGAACAAAATGCAGCAGATAAGCTGGCCTTTCAGCAGCAGGCAAAACAGCAGTTGGAAAGTGAGTTCAAAAATTTAGCAACACAGATTTTTGAACACAAAAAGCAAGAATTTTCCCAGTTAAATCGGGATTCGGTCCACGCATTATTACAGCCGATGCAGCTTTCTATGGAGCAATTTAAACAGCGTATTGAAACCACGCATAAAGAGTCTTTGGAAGGGCGAGCTAGTTTGCAACAGCAGCTTAAACAGCTACAAGAGCTAAATTCCCAGATGAGTGAAGAAGCCAAAAACTTAACGCATGCTTTAAAAGGGGATAGTAAGGTCCAAGGTAACTGGGGGGAGTTAGTTCTTGAGCGTTTACTTGAACGTTCTGGTCTGCGCGAAGGCTTTGAATTTGCACGCGAGAAAAGCTTTCAACAACCCGATGGTTCACGCTTGCGTCCCGATGTCGTGTTAAATTTACCGGATAATAAGCATGTAATTATTGATTCAAAAGTGTCGTTAAAGGACTACGAAGCCAGTTTGAATACCAATGACAGTGTTCAGCAAAACCGAGCCTTAAAAAATCATCTACAAAGTTTGCGCAAACACATTGATATGTTGTCAATAAAGCGATACGAGCATTTGGCGTTACTCAATGCGCCGGATTTTGTCTTAATGTTTATTCCCGTTGAAGGTGCTTATTTATTGGCGATTGAGCAGGATGCCAGTATTTTTGAAGACGCATTTGATAAGCGTGTGGCAGTGGTCACACCGACGACATTATTCACCAGCTTAAAGACCATTGAGCAGCTCTGGCGTTATGAACGGCAGAGTGAAAATACGGTTAAATTGGTGCAGCGCGCTGCCGAGGTGCATGATAAGTTTGTTGGTTTTATTGAAAGTTTTGAAAAAATCGGCAAGCAGCTTGAGACTGCACAAGGCACCTATCAGCAAGCGCGGGCGCGTTTAACGCAAGGCAACGGTAATCTTATTCGCCAAGCGGAAATGCTTAAAGAGCTGGCCGGAAAAACTAAAAAAGAGTTGCCGCAACATCTGGTGCGAGAAGCGGATGGTCAAGGGTTATTGAATAATGACTAA
- a CDS encoding type II secretion system F family protein: MQNYNYTGINQFGKRVSGVMPANNVHELEKKLKKSQIDLLNSKEQSKGLSLSLGSKIKKRDIITITFQLEQMLEAGVPLMEVLEDMKDTFENDAVKEMLANIYESMEGGRTFSESLEGFEKEFGQVYISLVSVGEKTGKLEDILRDLGNMMKWEDELASKAKKVMIYPAIVATVVVAVVILMMLFVVPELLGFITSMGGEIGFATVALIATSGFIQNYILELMIAPVLFVIVIKWWRRNSPEFKLKSDEWSLRTPIIGEVLHKLKLARVANSLSVMYGAGVSFPDSLRMASLTSGNKYLETNLVTAVTMIEDGKEIWVSFRDSNAFPMMAVRMIKSGELTGKMDVALKNVSYFYDREAKELIEKIEPAIEPILTVIMGFVVGWVMIAVLGPIYDTIAQVQ; the protein is encoded by the coding sequence ATGCAAAACTACAACTACACAGGAATTAACCAGTTCGGTAAACGTGTTAGCGGTGTGATGCCTGCGAATAATGTTCATGAATTAGAAAAAAAACTTAAAAAATCACAAATTGATTTGCTTAATTCTAAAGAGCAAAGTAAAGGGTTGTCTTTATCGCTTGGTAGCAAGATTAAAAAACGCGATATCATCACCATCACATTTCAGCTTGAGCAGATGCTTGAAGCGGGCGTCCCATTGATGGAAGTTCTCGAGGATATGAAAGACACCTTTGAAAACGATGCAGTCAAAGAGATGCTGGCTAATATTTACGAATCAATGGAAGGCGGCAGAACCTTTTCGGAATCTTTAGAAGGGTTTGAAAAAGAGTTTGGTCAGGTCTACATTTCATTGGTTTCTGTGGGCGAGAAAACCGGTAAATTGGAAGACATTTTGCGTGACCTCGGTAACATGATGAAATGGGAAGATGAACTTGCTTCCAAAGCTAAGAAAGTGATGATTTATCCCGCAATCGTAGCGACAGTTGTGGTGGCTGTGGTCATTTTGATGATGTTATTTGTCGTGCCTGAATTGCTTGGCTTTATTACTTCGATGGGAGGGGAAATCGGTTTTGCCACGGTCGCGCTGATAGCCACTTCAGGGTTTATCCAAAACTACATTCTCGAACTCATGATTGCTCCAGTTCTTTTTGTGATTGTTATTAAATGGTGGCGGCGTAACTCCCCAGAATTTAAGTTAAAGTCGGATGAATGGAGTTTACGAACGCCCATTATTGGAGAGGTCTTACATAAGTTAAAACTCGCTCGAGTCGCTAACTCCTTATCGGTTATGTATGGCGCAGGTGTGAGTTTTCCTGACAGCTTGCGCATGGCCAGCTTGACTTCTGGAAATAAATACCTTGAAACCAATTTAGTGACTGCGGTGACGATGATTGAAGACGGTAAAGAAATTTGGGTTTCTTTTCGTGACTCCAATGCTTTTCCGATGATGGCAGTGCGTATGATAAAGTCCGGTGAACTGACCGGTAAAATGGATGTCGCACTCAAAAATGTCAGTTACTTTTATGACCGTGAAGCCAAAGAACTGATTGAAAAAATCGAGCCTGCAATTGAACCAATTTTGACCGTTATCATGGGCTTTGTTGTTGGCTGGGTTATGATTGCTGTATTGGGTCCAATTTACGACACCATCGCTCAGGTACAATAA